ATCCATCCAACTGTATAAAAAACAATCCAACTTCAAATCCAAATAACCAAACCAATACATGCAATCTGTAACCAATTTGTTTCAACATACCCGCGTGAACCATTCAAATCTGTTATATATTGAGCCTCCGGCGCCACATTTTGACTCTGCATATAAAACCATAACCGCCACATTAAtctagtttttaaaagacttagttttgctaACAAAAAAGGTTAGCATCGCAACGTGTCCGTTTTTTCCTTCTGCTTCATTGTAATTTCCTCGTTCAAATAATAAATTTCAAAATACAATAATTTCAAGAGATCACATCATGCAGACCTCAAAAAAAGATTTGTACTCCATTGCAGTGAGTGGCAATCCGTAGACCGAGTCAACTCGTTCTAGATTATTGTCTTCCGTTCTCCTCATAAATTGAGGTTCATGATCGTTGCTTTTCGAACCGTATGAATGTGGATTCATAGGCGACACAGGATTCACATGACCAGATTCCCATGGTAGTTTGAAATAAGGGATGCTCCATCTTAAACCTTTAACAAACTCACTGTACTCGATGGGCAATGGAACCGCTAACCATCCGGATAACGCGAAGATTTGAATATGGCATACGATTCGCTGATTACATGATGAAGAAAAACTAGTTAAGACTTTTTGTTTGGAGGTGAAAATGTACTGTATTTAAAActtaagagtaaagtacacggatggtccctgtgtttatcaaaattttggatttggtccctacctttccaaaagtacacagatggtccctgtagtttgcactttgtaacgcatttagtccctaacttggatatgctaaaacctttagatttgttgctTGAGGACTAAATTCGTTGCAAAGTGCAAAGTActgggaccatccatgtacttttggataTCTAGGGACcatatccaaaattttggtaagcCACTAGGACCGTCCATGTACTTTACTCAAAACTTTATCTTACAAAAAGAATTCTAGCTGGACTGGAAGTTAGTAACGGTGATGATGTGGCGAATGCTCCGTAGTTCTGGAGGGAGGCGGTGGAGACGGTGAGCAGGGTTGCAACCACGGCGGTTAATACGAAAGCAGCTGTTGTGGATGTGGAAAGCATTGTTGATGCAGCAGGTACGGAATCTGTAAGGAGTTTGTTTGAGTCAATATGGATTTGTGATGTGGAAGAAGTGTTTTAAGAGTTTTGAAAGAAATGCATACAGTGAAATAGTCGTAAGGTGTTCGATGCTAGATTTGTGTTTCCGGCTACGTCTGTGGTTATGTTTTCAGGAACGAGCATGGATACCCAATCTTCGAGTAGTTGAATCTCGACTGAGTAGATAATCTTACTTATTTCACGAAATCTGCACAAAATCGTAGATGAGTAAGGGACGATCAAATTTAGCTTTATGTCTATCTGTCAATCCGTTTAACCCGTTCATTACAACCTGCCTACCCCTTTATGACCCGTTTAGCACGTTAACAACTTGATTACAACCCATTACAACTTGTTTACAATCTGTCAACGTGTCagttaagagtaaaatgccactTTCGTTCATGAGGCTTGGagttaacggagaaaaatggttggagttaacgagccagatgaaaatggcaacattgtaaaccttttggatccacatgcggaaaaacaaacctttggacgaaagtcacaaaagtgaccaaacctcaggggaCGAAGATGACATTTTACTCGTCAGTTGATTTAGATAATTGAGTTAAACGGGTCATGCTTATGTTACACGATTCttatagaagaaaaaaaaagactaACTTTAGTATTTGTCCTCCTGAAATAGATAAGTGAGATGAATTAAATCCGAAAACAGGCTTCATGAACTTTATCGTCACAGGAATACGCTCCTCTTGTGTCCTCGTACGACTCGTCGTGCTTAATTTCACTGACGGACGTTGAGAATCTACACAGGTTTTCAACACAGTCTCAAATGAATACATAAAAACAAGCTACACtttgacttttgaagtcaaaGCTACTAAGTTCTAAGTTCAGATTCAAAGTCTAAAATGTACCAAAAAGAAACGTGAGCGGTGCAACGGATGAAACCGGGGAGCCTTGTCTGGTTAGAAGTAATCCTGTATCTAGTCTAGTGGTGACGATGGAGATTTCAGAAATATCTACAAACTGAAAGCCGAATCTTCGGTTTCCGAGGCTATCGTTGTTGCTGGTGGTTGAAACGAGTGATCCTTGACTGACTTTTAGAGATTTCAAGACTTCAGTTGATGTGTTGACTACAGGTTGTGTAAAATAtagatacaacttcaagttcttGTGTTTGTTAGTTGCTTGAACCGATCTAACATTGTTATCGAGTTGAAGTAGCTGTTCGGGTATGTGAGTCCTCAGGTCAACGTATACATTTCTTCTATCTGTAGAATCAATCAACAAGTGAGTACACTTTGACTTTTTGAGTCAAACCACCTACTTTCTACTTACGAAAATGATCAGGGTTTTCACTGAATTTAAAACCAAATGTATATGATTCGATACATTTTTTATATAACATTCTGTCCGCATTATATGTTTCTTCGTGAAGTTCGAATTCTAAGTCGAACTTTGGATTTTAATATTACTATGTTTGACCTTTTAGAAATCGGTCTTACCAAAATGAACCAAGAAACTGGAACGCGTTGTTCGTGTAAATTGATTCCCGGCTGCATCTTTACAAAAATCTTTATCTGTTACTAAAAGCGTTCTTCCATACTCGACATTTGTAGACAAATTCACCGAAATAGAATATTCAAGATTCAGCTTGATAGTCTTCATAGTGTTTGGAATAACCTGCCCTTGACCATAAGCTAGAAGCTGTAAGTGAAaaagttaaattattccaaattcaaaacatatatatacacaatctTATATCTAACAAAACCGCTAGGAAGCACCTACTTACGCTGCAGTCATTAGCAGATAAACACCTAAAACCACCACCAGTATCACTACCACTGCAGGGTTCAGTAAAGGATATACGCACAGAAATATCCGAAGAGTTTGTAAATGATGTCGATGCTGTAACGTATGCTGTAGGGGGAATGGTGTCTGCATGACCAATGAGTTACTAAATATAATATAATCCAGTATTTTAGAAAAGTGATGCATTTTAAGTTAAGTTAAAACTAATAGGATGAAGGATAGTTAGGTAACCAATGGTCCAGTTATATGTAGCACAGTGGATCGGGTGGGGCCCGTTGGCGCACACTTCAAACGTGTGGCTCCCGTCTTGCAATTTAGTGTAGGAAACTTCCCCGGATGAACAATTTGATGGACGGAGATCATCCAGCTGCATGGAAACAAAGAATATTTTGTAACAATGTAACAGGTTGAAATGAGTCATTGTTTCGACGTGTGAAGCGGGTTTGTTGACTCGAATAAAACCATTCAAAAGCGTAAAGAGTTTCAGCTGCAGAGTGCAAATATTTTGATTTTACCAGATTTAGATTACTTATAACCCAAAATCGGCAGATTTAGATTACTCGAATAAAACCATTCAAAAGCttaaagtgcactaattttaacgttattttactaatttcgtgaaaataacgttaaaagagggggatggttaatcatgcatcatgtggtggcgctgatagccgaaagacaagggggtacatgcactaattggcAGCTGTCTCAATTGCTGattgttatgtgccttatgtccaaagcttgatgcaaaactactatcgagccgagggtctcactggaagcagcctctctattcctacggggtagaggtaaggctgtctacatcttaccctcctcagaccctaccttagctttgctattggtgggatttactgagtatgatgatgatgatgatgataacccAAAATCGGACCGCATTTATATCGTCATTGATTTGCAATAGCATGGTTCAGTTATAGTTTCTTACTATCATCACATTCAATTTGTGTGGCAAAAATAAGCTAACTTTTGACTTTTGTGGTCAAACATGTTTGAGCAATAACCCAAATGAAAAGCACTGCCAAAACAAAAGGTTACCGTTTCCGGAACCTGTCCTGACCGGTTTGGTTGAGTCTATTTGAATGGCCTccatttcaatttttttttttttcctttcaaatTCTCGTTTACTGATTCATTACCCACTTCATGTTCCATTTTTTTTGGTTTATTTAAGCTTTTCATATTTTGTTAGTATTACAAATCCAAACCAAAAGAGAAATTAATCCCATATATATTTTATCTGTTCATATATCCGTCAATTTTTTTGTGAcaaaattctatttttgaaatgtCCGGTTAAGAAAATCTTGGTCTTAACTTTATATTGAAATAAACCAGTATTAGTtccagattttttttaaattgcatGTTTCACCATGAGAACTAACATAAAAAGATTTCTTTAAAAATAGGAATTTGAAACACATCTTGATCAAATCGAGAAAACAATTAATTGCATggattacactagtatagtgatTCTAGAGGCTTTAAACCAAGATCCCAAATTCCCAATTACCAAATTTCATTCTTTAACAATTATGACTTTAAAAATAAAGTGTTAACTCTCATTTTCGTTTttgtggtttgtccaattatgtTGTTCAGGCATAATTTCAAATTTGTGTCATTTCCGTTCCTGATATTCTTGAAACATGTTAGTTCCGTCCAAAAACTTAACGTCTGTTTTTACCTTTCATTAAACGACAAGTTTTAACAGACGTTAAGTTTTTGGACAGAACAGGCATGTTTCAAGAAATGTCAAGACGaaaatggtacaaatttgaaattgGGCCTGGACGGGCATAATTGGACAAACCGGAAGGACAAAAAATGACGGTTAACTCATAAATAAAACAGTAaacatttttaaagataacaGAATGTACAAATTACCTTGCAGCTGGAGGTACAATTGTAGCATGAAAAATCAGCATTACCAACTTGGAAAACAAATGTAGGCGAGTCAAGATTGGATACTGGCTCAGGTTTCTTGATTAAGTTAACAGAAATCTGTGAAGTGTGACAGTCTACTTGCACACACAAGAATTCAACAACGAGTATCCAATTAATGACCCATGAATATTTGgagaaacatgttttgtttgGTCGAACAGCCATTGGAGAATGGTTAGAGGTCATGGGTGCttggaaagaagaagaagaagaagatgatgcatGGCTGGCTGTAGTGTGTGTGGGGTGTGAGAGATTATTATTAGATATGAAAATAGACAAAAATTGGAAATCGAAGGTTACGTGGAAGAGAAAGCACGTGAAACTGACACTCGATACCCAATTAGTGGTTTCTTTTTTCAAataaatgttatattttttaagATAAAACTAGAGAGAGGTAGTAAATGCTATGAGTAAATTTAAGAAAAAAGAGAGGGGTAGTAAATAAGCTGAAAAAACTCTAAAAAAACAGAGAGACTGTTTTCAGAGAGAGACTCGAACTCTTAAGACATATCAAGGCATATGAGTCGTTATCATCGTAAAAATGCAACAAATAAGTAAATACTATAAAagaaaaaattaataataaacaaaaaaaattcttAACAGGTATCACACAAAATCGACTAATGACAACTAACATCATAGATAGACACATGAAAACgataacgaaaaaaaaaaaagaccaaACTGCTAAAAGAAGAAACTAATACCAAAACGAGCAATCATCCTAAAATTCTGTAACCTTAGCCCTACGTCTCCACAAATTCTTATCGTCGACCATATCTTCATAGAGGTTCAAGTTTAGCAAATCATGCCTAATCCGTTCATCTCAAGTTAGTTTCAGCCTACCTCTACCCCTCTTTCCCACCACAGTGAAAGTTTCCGTTGttctttttttgaacggccaacgaatcctccaaattgTCTACtagcgaaattcaccacatcggcatacactcgcctccgaatcggggaaaaccctcacctaagGCCGAAGCCTGTGAACACTCACCCGAAGGCATGACAGTGGGGTGAGGTAAAACCTGCTCAATTCAAGGATTgaactagcgatctccacctattcgtctagtctcccatcatcaccaggtgctgCAGAAAATAATGGAGAGGGCAGGAATCGAACTTGGGTCCCTTAGAACACCAAGTCtatcccttaccactccaccacctcATTGGCAGAGGTGGCAATCGTCTGTCTTCTCCTAACATGCCCAAACCATATCAGCCTCCTCTCCCTAATCTTATCTTGTATACTGTGTAGGATTTCTGTGgtatatttttacttttattttatgaaCCCGGTTCATATTAAATATGTGTTTATTTTGTCACAAGGATTTAGTCAAAAACATTTTTGACAAAAGATTGCATGTAGAAATAGGTTATTCAAAACAAACTTTAACTAGTTAAAAAAAAACGTATACACATTTTAGGCAACGGAAGCGTATGTAACAAGATTAACATAAACACTTTTATACCAAGGAATACCCGTAATGGAACGAGGTCACCAACATGCAAACACGAAATAGAACatcaaccatagggtgtttagatataccttcggttagtaaataaccggttgagacaccgaggttcaacgaacgAATGCTAGTTACGAACCAACGAGACGCGAGTATGGGCCGTGTAACGGCGGCGGCGGTTGCCGGCGGTACAGGCGGCGAGCAGCGGCTGCGGCAGCGGGGCGGAGCCGGTGGCGGCGTTGGTGGCAGCGTCGGGCTGCCGACGGTGGCAGTGGTTGTGGTTGTGAGTATTGAGAGTGTTTTCTCAAGTTCTTCTTGCTACCAAATGCAAGACCCAAACCCAACTTAAATAGGACATGGAGAATATTGCATGAATTCTCATTGGCCGAAATGAAGGTGCATGCCAAGTGTTGGAGAGAGACTTTGCATGAAAAGTCATTGGTGTAAATCTAGGTGCTCGCCAAGTGGCGACGCAAGAGTATTCTTGTCCCACCCGATTTACGAACCCGTCTCTCAGTTCAATACCCGTGTatcgttcgtaattaccagttaaattagttaagtggattttagttcgttgaccaaggtgtaactcttacgggtcaagacccggtcggcagcgttgacttatcgaaccggacataaATATCCAACATACTGGTCACCCTTAATCTTTCCCTAAAAATCTAATTTCTTTATCTTGTCTAACCTAGCGTGCCCACACATCAACCTGAGCATTctcatctctgctacctccaACTTACACGCATGTATCTTTTTGATAGCCTAATAACCTGTACCGTATAACATAACAAATCTAACTACAACTCTACAAAATTTCCTATTTAATTTAGCTGGGAACCTCTTGTCACACAATACCAAAAAGGGTTAGTAAATGCTATGAATAAATAATCAGACACGGATGAGGCGTCTCACCTCTGTTTAAGAGATAAAAAGTTTAAATTATGGTACGTGTACGTATATAAATATTTAACAATATGTTAGTTTAGCGTTAAAAAAATTGAATATCTACGATTTATTGAATTCACCTTTGTTTTTTTGTCATTTAGGAAAGTTCGATATTGCGTAATTTGTCATCTAGGCACTAGGATAGATCGATACATTAGATTTTTATCATATATGATCGTATATGTTAACTTTTTCTTTCATTCAGTCATTGTACAAAGACCTAAGAAACACTTGTAAACGTGTTTAGTTAGTTTCTTATTAGATACCATTTTTATACATAAGGTCATGAGTGTTTAGTTAGAACTTAGACATCACATTAACTACATATACATTTTCAACTTGAGGGAATAGTGGCAGACAGCTTGCCTGGCATTTCCCTATTCGACCAATCTATTTTTAACTTAATTTtcttcccagtttaaaattacgctttcgtcctttgtttaaaattacgtttttgctcacagttcaaaataaaattataattttgcccctagctcaaaattacgcttttgccctcggttcaaaaaccCATTCttaattttgttcccagtttaaaattacggttttgtcctccgtttaaaattacgtttctgcccccagttcaaaataaattgttgtttttgcccctagctcaaaattacgattctgccctcagcttaaaattacgtttttgccgaCAGTTCACAATAAAATTATGtttcccctagctcaaaattatgattttgccctcagtttaaaattatgatttcgaccccagttcaaaattatgatttcgccacCGGTTCAAAATATATTATGatttcgcccccagttcaaaatatatGATTTCGgcttattgccccgcaacgcgggcggtgTAAAAAGTAGTTAGATTTAcataaatcatttaaaaacacTTATTTTCTTTTTAACCTTACAAATATCATTACACATTGTATACTATCTTAAAAACCAAAGTCAGTGGAATTTTCCACCGGCTTTGGTTGGCCCTTCAACTTTTGAACTTGGCAATTTTAGTCCTTTTCTCATTTTTAATATCCTCTACTTTAGTAattgacatttttagcccctaGCATTTTACTAAATTAATTTTCTCTAAATAACTTTCGTTTGTTAATCTCTTTTGTTAATTGCTTTTTTACATTCATATTTTATGTACGTATCGGTATAAATTTGAGTGTGTCTATTTTTCGACAACCAAAGTCGGTGGAATTTTCCACCGGCTTTGGTTGGCCCTTCAACTTTTGGACTTGGCAATTTTAGTCCTTTCCTCATTTTTAATATCCTCTACTTTAGCAATTGCCTTTGGTTGGCCCTTCAACTTTTGGACTTGGCAATTTTAGTCCTTTCCTCATTTTTAATATCCTCTACTTTAGCAATTGCCTTTGGTTGGCCCTTCAACTTGTGGACTTGGCAATTTTAGTCCTTTCCTCATTTTTAATATCCTCTAATTTAACAATTAGCATTTTAGCCCCTAGCTTTTTACTAAATTAACTTTCTCTAAATAACGTTCGTTTGTTAATCTCTTTTGTTAATTACTTTTTTACattcatatttttatgtacgtgtcagTATAAATTTGAGTGTGTCTATATTTCAACGTAAATTGTTTCCGGAAAcgagtcatgtcaaatataatatgtgtTAGTTTagaaaaaccatttttacgtgcatatttttatatatgtgtTTTTATTAATTCTGGTTGGCCCTTCAACTTTTGAACTTGGCAATTTTAGTCCTTTTCTCATTTTTAATATCCTCTACTTTAGCAATTGGCATTTTTAGCCTCTAGCATTTTACTAAATTAATTTTCTCTAAATAACTTTCGTTTGTTAATCTCTTTTGTTAATTACTTTTTTACattcatatttttatgtacgtgtcggtataaatttgagTGTGTCTATGTTTCGACAACCAAAGTCGGTGGAATTTCCCACCGGCTTTGGTTGGCCCCTCAACTTTTGGACTTGGCAATTTTAGTCCTTTCCTCATTTTTAATATCCTCTAGTTTAGCAATTGGCTTTGGTTGGCCCTTCAACTTTTGGACTTGGCAATTTAAGTCATTTCCTCATTTTTAATATCCTCTACTTTAGCAATTGGCATTTTTAGCCCCCAGCTTTTTACTAAATTAATTTTCTCTAAATAACTTCCGTTCGTTAATCTCTTTTGTTAATTACTTTTTTACattcatatttttatgtacgtgtcggtataaatttgagTGTGTCTATGTTTCAATGTAAATTATTTCCGGAAACGAGTCATATCAAATATAATACGTGTTAGTTTAgaaaaccatttttacgtgcatatttttatatatgtgtTTTTATTAATTCGAGTTGTTCTATGTTTCGACGTAATTTTTTTTGGGAAATGAGCcaggtcaaatataataaattttcatGCTTATTTTATGTACCTTTCGTAAATTTTGTTCCGAAATGAGCGGAGTCAGATTGTAGTTTTTCTCCttttttaaaaaccctaattaataccatataatacgttatgattgtacaatttaaattcgatttactttacgttttgattcaatctgaatgcttatataggttagattgagttcaatcggatacgtTGAAATACACGTTCGTAtgattaacgcatcacataacgcttggactaatTCATTCGATTTGTGCATTGTACCCGCGCGGCGCAACGCGCGCGGGCTTTATTACTAGTTGCCACATAAATTATAATCACCAACTTTTACATTTGTTTTCAAAAATCAATTTACTTTTATGCCAAATCAagttattttgtattttttttataaaagcaaaTACTTTGTTCGTTTAATTATATACTAGTGGGAAGGCTCGTGCGTTGCAGCAGGTATGTCTGTTTTGTCGCCTTGTAGTTGTTGTTGGGGTTTCAAGTGTCTCTATATGACGTTTGTGGGCAACAACATTTTTATGGAAATAAAAGGTGAAAATACAATAATAATCTCCCATCACCATCAAGCATGAATAAATCCATTACCATCTTATAGTATAAGATTTAGTAGAAAGCTTAATCCATGTGTAGACAATCAAACATGCACTTGTTGACCTTTTCCTTAATGGTAAAAATTCATTtcaatattttttttcaaaataggTATATACCTACATTTTTGCCATCTAAACATATGTTTGATACAACAAAGATAGATTTATTATTTAGTGGTGATTAATGATGCTAAATATGGACAAATacttaaaatataattttaatattcATCTTATAATTTGCATGCAATATTACAAAAACATGTATACATTCTTCCAAATGAAAGTACCTTATGCAAAATATGAAATAAGATTCTAATTAATGGATATTATAGGTTTCTATGTACTCATATGATGACTAACTGTTAGGTAACTTTTTTGACACGAGAAAAAGACGTATTATTTGGAAATTACCTTCATATGTGAATTTCAGAGAGCAAGGGTAGAAATGGAAGAACATGGCAAAAGTATGTGAATTTGATATAGATTTGTTCTTGACCTTTGGTATGACATCTTAAAAATTTGTGCAATTTA
This is a stretch of genomic DNA from Helianthus annuus cultivar XRQ/B chromosome 16, HanXRQr2.0-SUNRISE, whole genome shotgun sequence. It encodes these proteins:
- the LOC110909795 gene encoding uncharacterized protein LOC110909795 isoform X1, whose amino-acid sequence is MTSNHSPMAVRPNKTCFSKYSWVINWILVVEFLCVQVDCHTSQISVNLIKKPEPVSNLDSPTFVFQVGNADFSCYNCTSSCKLDDLRPSNCSSGEVSYTKLQDGSHTFEVCANGPHPIHCATYNWTIDTIPPTAYVTASTSFTNSSDISVRISFTEPCSGSDTGGGFRCLSANDCSLLAYGQGQVIPNTMKTIKLNLEYSISVNLSTNVEYGRTLLVTDKDFCKDAAGNQFTRTTRSSFLVHFDRRNVYVDLRTHIPEQLLQLDNNVRSVQATNKHKNLKLYLYFTQPVVNTSTEVLKSLKVSQGSLVSTTSNNDSLGNRRFGFQFVDISEISIVTTRLDTGLLLTRQGSPVSSVAPLTFLFDSQRPSVKLSTTSRTRTQEERIPVTIKFMKPVFGFNSSHLSISGGQILKFREISKIIYSVEIQLLEDWVSMLVPENITTDVAGNTNLASNTLRLFHYSVPAASTMLSTSTTAAFVLTAVVATLLTVSTASLQNYGAFATSSPLLTSSPARILFRIVCHIQIFALSGWLAVPLPIEYSEFVKGLRWSIPYFKLPWESGHVNPVSPMNPHSYGSKSNDHEPQFMRRTEDNNLERVDSVYGLPLTAMEYKSFFESQNVAPEAQYITDLNGSRGWMDFNRIMFWLAVMSGGLIVLHILVLIILKLRKKKENDNTYVSLIFPRFEVFLVILAVPCVSAASAALLKGGSASGIVVGILLLGAVIFLILALFTFLSIGISLGKLLQYKEVHHEDQNMHWYQALVKVTLGPGKRGQWTWINTSNSKWLTILGPLFEDLRGPPKYMLSQITGGLDYNMSRGNSIIASDDENEDAEAPFVQRVFGILRIYYIFLESVKRVTLGILVGTFSRNGYSETPTKTLLCVTSFQLCFMVLKKPFIKKKVQLVEIISVSSQVALFVICLVLLRKNVSTHDQTKIGITMVCLFLFAFVAQILNEWNSLLCQIKQLDPDDKSLCTGLKIASWGILLLFVPIKLMKNIESQFPLKGRTCDNASVPVERFRSSGTPDQTWMKQLRDLAKSSFSGSGGTPTDPSGSKTKWSEFWTGMRSGSSTQTTSSDSKSKQKGMYKDFEAIFGLNK